Proteins encoded within one genomic window of Companilactobacillus zhachilii:
- a CDS encoding PTS sugar transporter subunit IIA encodes MPQYKTIVTGHGKFASGFQGAIKLLAGKQLNMKFIDFEDGMSEVDLREKFLKSMDDEPTLFFTDLTGGTPYKEAAKIAYESSNILVVAGCNLASLLETTFNNYKSLKDYANDLVSITKQSAELFEIDTDEDDSTPENFDDGI; translated from the coding sequence ATGCCACAATATAAAACAATTGTTACTGGACACGGAAAGTTTGCATCGGGATTTCAAGGTGCAATAAAATTATTAGCCGGTAAACAACTTAATATGAAGTTTATTGATTTTGAAGATGGTATGAGTGAAGTTGATCTTCGTGAAAAATTTTTAAAGTCGATGGACGATGAACCTACTCTGTTCTTTACGGATTTAACTGGAGGAACACCATATAAGGAAGCTGCTAAGATAGCTTACGAATCATCGAACATTTTAGTGGTGGCGGGTTGCAATTTAGCGTCGTTACTTGAAACCACATTTAATAATTACAAGAGTTTAAAAGATTATGCTAATGATTTAGTTTCTATTACAAAGCAAAGTGCAGAATTATTTGAAATTGATACCGATGAAGATGATTCAACTCCTGAGAACTTTGATGATGGAATTTAA
- a CDS encoding proline-specific peptidase family protein, with product MKQGTTILTLDNGYHLWTHTQGHGDIKLLCLHGGPGGNHEYWENFGDELADLGVQVTFYDQLGSWYSDQPDYSDPEIAKKYLTYDYFLEEVEEVRQKLGLDNFYLIGQSWGGALVQMYAAKYGQHLKGAIISSMVDEIDDYVKNINKCRLDTLGPDKVKYMEKVEADNNLSDPTYQSYVDILNAEYVDRKQPKAIRHLVDTTGTPVYNTFQGDNEFVITGKLKDWHFRKHLKEITVPTLITFGEHETMPIPTAKIMQKEIPHARLVTTPNGGHHHMIDNAPVYFDHLKTFIKDVENNNFND from the coding sequence ATGAAACAAGGAACAACAATCCTTACTTTAGACAACGGTTACCATTTATGGACTCACACTCAAGGTCATGGTGATATCAAATTGCTCTGTCTTCACGGCGGACCTGGTGGAAATCACGAATACTGGGAAAACTTTGGTGATGAATTAGCCGACTTAGGTGTTCAAGTTACTTTCTATGACCAATTAGGTTCATGGTATTCTGATCAACCTGACTACAGCGATCCCGAAATTGCTAAAAAGTATTTAACATACGACTACTTCCTAGAAGAAGTTGAAGAAGTTAGACAAAAGCTTGGACTAGATAATTTCTACCTTATTGGACAATCATGGGGTGGCGCTTTAGTTCAAATGTACGCTGCTAAATATGGACAACATCTTAAGGGTGCTATCATCTCAAGTATGGTTGACGAAATTGATGACTATGTAAAGAATATTAACAAATGTCGTTTGGACACATTAGGTCCTGACAAAGTTAAATACATGGAAAAAGTCGAAGCTGACAACAACCTATCTGACCCTACTTACCAAAGCTACGTTGATATTTTGAACGCTGAATACGTTGATCGTAAACAACCAAAAGCTATCAGACATTTAGTTGATACAACGGGAACTCCTGTTTACAATACCTTCCAAGGTGACAATGAATTTGTTATCACAGGTAAACTAAAAGATTGGCACTTCAGAAAACATCTTAAAGAAATCACTGTACCAACATTGATTACTTTCGGTGAACATGAAACAATGCCAATCCCAACAGCTAAGATTATGCAAAAGGAAATTCCACATGCACGCTTAGTTACAACACCAAACGGTGGACACCATCATATGATTGATAACGCACCAGTTTACTTCGATCATTTGAAGACATTCATCAAAGACGTTGAGAATAACAATTTTAATGATTAG
- a CDS encoding NEAT domain-containing protein — protein MMKKVLISLLSVGMLLGVFGGTGSNNSGSPNLIEETVQADSTSNSKTINYEVYKNGSNSLSPMNALFTKSATITPNDDGTYKVTITGRGTNLSDLDVSTIDGQTPKISNGDNNQKNISFNVNSLDDLDKDIPATVQTKVLNLNIDQQNVTFKFDLSSMYSDGNNSFADSLNKITHAENNITNGLNNAKSIVSDLQSNDDNDKIISTPSDDTDTNTTTNNNDSSNTNQVSPKTILKELTYKIAKNNGDGSLISPYFTNTAKLMQNPDGSYYVEATIKYPKKFGNNAFEINSINHQKPFNVSFRSEGDSNYITFDFPIKKITDLSNLIPGDITMNIPDFGLNKDLGFDLNFDGLDPSELSNLMSGVDTSGLSDLISNLGSISDLGDAKPVAANNNTATKKSAGTLPQTGNTTNYVLVVIGSLVLILTMVLLKGTYFKKAK, from the coding sequence ATGATGAAAAAAGTATTAATTAGTCTATTGTCTGTGGGGATGCTTTTGGGAGTTTTTGGTGGAACTGGATCGAATAATTCTGGTTCACCTAATTTAATAGAAGAAACAGTACAAGCAGATTCGACAAGCAATAGTAAAACTATCAATTATGAAGTCTATAAAAATGGTTCAAATTCACTTTCACCAATGAATGCACTATTTACTAAGAGTGCTACGATAACACCAAATGATGATGGAACTTATAAAGTTACCATCACTGGTCGTGGCACTAATTTGAGTGACTTAGATGTGTCGACAATTGATGGACAAACACCTAAGATTTCAAATGGTGATAATAATCAAAAAAATATTAGTTTTAATGTAAATAGTTTAGATGATTTGGATAAAGATATTCCAGCAACAGTTCAAACCAAGGTTTTAAATTTAAATATTGATCAACAAAATGTCACATTTAAATTTGATTTGAGTTCCATGTATTCAGATGGCAATAATTCCTTTGCGGACAGTCTGAATAAGATTACGCATGCTGAGAATAATATTACTAATGGTCTTAATAATGCCAAAAGCATTGTCAGTGATTTACAAAGTAATGATGACAATGACAAAATTATTTCAACACCAAGTGATGATACCGATACTAATACGACGACAAATAATAACGACAGTAGTAATACCAATCAAGTCAGTCCAAAAACAATTTTAAAAGAATTGACATATAAGATTGCTAAAAATAATGGCGATGGTTCACTAATTTCACCATATTTTACTAATACGGCTAAATTGATGCAAAATCCTGATGGCAGTTATTACGTTGAGGCAACTATTAAGTATCCTAAGAAATTTGGAAACAACGCCTTTGAGATTAATTCAATCAATCATCAGAAACCTTTCAATGTCAGTTTTAGAAGTGAAGGCGACAGTAATTACATAACCTTTGACTTCCCAATTAAAAAAATAACAGATTTGAGCAATCTTATTCCAGGCGATATAACGATGAATATTCCTGATTTTGGGTTGAATAAAGATTTGGGCTTTGATTTGAACTTTGATGGCCTCGACCCATCCGAATTATCTAATTTGATGAGTGGAGTAGATACATCAGGCTTATCAGATTTGATTTCAAATTTAGGAAGCATCAGTGACTTGGGTGACGCTAAGCCAGTGGCAGCCAACAATAATACTGCTACCAAGAAAAGTGCGGGTACGTTACCTCAAACTGGAAATACTACTAATTACGTTTTGGTAGTTATTGGAAGTTTAGTTTTAATTTTAACAATGGTCTTATTAAAGGGTACATATTTTAAAAAAGCAAAATAG
- the agaD gene encoding PTS galactosamine transporter subunit IID, translating to MVSNTQDPKNNDSKLTKHDITMLGLRSAFLQSAFSYERMQAGGWAWSQVPTWKKIFGDDKKAMSEAMQDNMEFINTSPPLVSILMGLLTSLEEKRVNRQTIRGLKNGLFGPMAGIGDAIYWFTLMPIVGGIAASFASKGNILGPIIFFIVYLGIFLCRVPFAHLGYNLGVKAIDVIQDNSEIIARVATIMGLTVIGALISSYVSLSLKVKIGSVSLQKDFLDKVFPNILPLAFTFFLYWLLRKKVSPIVLIAVVFVLCILCSFLGIM from the coding sequence ATGGTATCTAATACACAAGACCCTAAGAATAATGACAGTAAGTTGACCAAACATGATATAACAATGCTTGGTTTACGTTCAGCCTTTCTCCAATCGGCATTTTCATACGAAAGAATGCAAGCTGGTGGTTGGGCTTGGTCACAAGTACCAACATGGAAAAAGATTTTTGGTGACGATAAAAAGGCAATGTCAGAAGCAATGCAAGATAATATGGAATTCATTAACACGTCACCACCACTTGTATCTATCCTAATGGGATTGTTAACAAGTTTGGAAGAGAAAAGAGTTAATAGACAAACAATCAGAGGTTTGAAAAATGGATTGTTTGGTCCAATGGCTGGTATTGGTGATGCCATTTATTGGTTTACTTTAATGCCTATCGTTGGTGGTATTGCAGCATCATTTGCTTCCAAAGGAAATATTTTAGGACCTATTATCTTTTTCATTGTCTACCTAGGAATTTTTCTATGTAGAGTTCCATTCGCTCATTTAGGTTATAACTTGGGTGTTAAAGCCATTGATGTTATTCAAGATAACTCAGAAATTATTGCTAGAGTTGCTACAATTATGGGATTAACTGTAATCGGAGCTTTGATTAGTTCATATGTATCTCTATCGTTAAAAGTAAAAATTGGCTCTGTTTCATTACAAAAGGACTTTTTGGATAAAGTATTTCCCAATATCCTACCACTAGCTTTTACATTCTTTTTATATTGGTTACTTAGAAAAAAGGTATCTCCAATTGTATTGATTGCTGTAGTATTTGTACTTTGTATTTTATGTTCTTTCTTAGGAATTATGTAG
- a CDS encoding threonine/serine exporter family protein — translation MGAISERDIVTLCGQVGTILLENGAETARVENTVEYVGRAADLPVVCHATMTGIFVSSEKSATTRIFKVRVGDFNLQKVDEINTLSRQFTSHQITYDELQEAVDRVDQETLDFSWLTKCFGAGLVSMPPMLLFKATWGDLGLAFFVGIIGYVASQFVGHHTKIPYIPVAVGSLVISMLAHILGIYGIAHDANYIIISALMPLVPGVPMTNSLREIIERNTISGLVRATDAIMSGISIGSGVIIGQIVIRTLLGG, via the coding sequence ATGGGGGCTATCAGTGAACGCGATATTGTCACTCTTTGTGGTCAAGTGGGTACAATTCTACTAGAGAATGGTGCCGAAACGGCTCGAGTTGAAAATACAGTTGAATATGTTGGAAGAGCTGCGGATCTACCGGTTGTTTGTCACGCGACAATGACTGGTATTTTTGTTAGCTCTGAAAAAAGCGCTACGACCAGAATCTTTAAAGTGCGTGTGGGTGACTTTAATTTACAAAAAGTGGATGAAATCAATACTTTGTCCAGACAATTTACTAGTCATCAGATTACGTATGATGAATTACAAGAAGCAGTTGATCGGGTTGATCAAGAGACGCTTGATTTCTCATGGTTAACTAAATGTTTTGGAGCTGGCTTAGTTTCGATGCCACCGATGTTATTGTTTAAGGCTACTTGGGGTGATTTAGGATTAGCTTTTTTCGTGGGAATTATTGGCTATGTGGCTTCCCAATTTGTCGGACATCATACGAAAATCCCTTATATACCAGTGGCAGTCGGTAGTTTAGTAATCAGCATGTTGGCACATATACTGGGTATTTATGGAATCGCTCACGATGCTAACTACATTATTATTAGTGCTTTGATGCCACTAGTACCTGGTGTTCCAATGACCAATTCGCTAAGAGAAATTATTGAAAGAAATACTATTTCCGGATTAGTGCGAGCCACCGATGCAATTATGTCAGGTATTTCCATCGGTAGTGGTGTAATTATTGGTCAAATCGTTATTAGGACACTATTAGGAGGGTAA
- a CDS encoding threonine/serine exporter family protein, with protein MSEIIYGFIFGFLSSVGFGIITNNPRRTLIPAGLVGAVAWIVYIIVGWYNHGLIMPNLMGAVVIVILGNLCSILVKAPVNIFYVPCLVSLVPGAILYDSMRNFTLGHDSLAAYGFVKALTVGMSLAIGFIIAEVIANKLYPPVKRYLAKKEKK; from the coding sequence ATGTCAGAAATTATTTATGGTTTCATTTTCGGCTTTTTATCAAGCGTTGGTTTTGGCATCATTACGAATAATCCCCGTCGGACTTTAATACCAGCAGGACTAGTCGGAGCAGTTGCCTGGATCGTCTACATAATTGTCGGTTGGTATAATCATGGATTGATTATGCCTAATTTGATGGGAGCCGTGGTCATTGTAATTTTAGGAAATCTGTGTTCTATTTTGGTCAAAGCACCAGTTAATATTTTCTACGTTCCCTGTCTAGTTTCGTTAGTTCCTGGAGCAATTTTGTATGACAGCATGCGTAATTTTACCTTAGGACATGATAGTTTGGCAGCATATGGCTTCGTTAAAGCTTTAACAGTCGGGATGTCATTAGCCATTGGTTTCATTATTGCGGAAGTAATTGCCAATAAACTTTACCCACCTGTTAAGCGCTATTTGGCTAAGAAAGAAAAGAAGTAG
- a CDS encoding DUF2252 domain-containing protein, producing the protein MSRTPYTFQDTDAFKSTEQLIIRGRFFATTVSDQFDQFEPEKRNIHKILNIKNKLLVPELLAVKRERMSKSLFAFFRGTVDVMHYDLSRNENSGIKVLVGGDAHLGNFGFYGSSEGQLLFDMNDFDEAHLGHWEYDLKRLLVSALIVARSHGFVETDVQEFLLTVVETYFDTLKHMTKISEMKRFILPNTLQNITEIFGMLKDNEEYFQESFNKMIAKSIKKAQKSNSQLVIEKYTEVGANGERRFIESKPVTQHISEKDYKSVVDGYKRYKKNQRSDVRLFLEDFDIIDIVRHSVGVGSVGTLCYLILLQDLDSNYLVLQAKQALPIYNDDKLYSDDEVSQGQNIVNSQLILQSASDPFLGAFDTKKYSFYMRQFKDMKSSINLDKLDFESFEDYTKVCVILLARAHSHSPNYPLIIGFGEEYADIANSLMNFTNSYVKQVEYDYASFKKEQRDEG; encoded by the coding sequence ATGAGCAGAACACCATATACTTTCCAAGATACTGATGCTTTTAAAAGTACGGAACAATTAATTATCAGAGGTCGATTTTTCGCGACCACAGTATCTGATCAATTTGATCAATTTGAACCTGAGAAGAGAAACATCCATAAAATCTTAAACATCAAAAATAAGCTGTTAGTTCCGGAACTACTAGCCGTTAAGCGTGAACGAATGTCGAAGTCACTTTTTGCATTTTTCCGTGGAACAGTTGATGTAATGCATTATGATCTATCACGTAATGAGAATAGTGGTATCAAGGTATTAGTTGGTGGCGACGCTCATCTCGGTAACTTCGGTTTCTATGGTTCGTCAGAAGGGCAATTGCTCTTTGACATGAATGATTTTGATGAAGCGCATTTGGGGCACTGGGAATATGATTTGAAACGTCTATTGGTCAGTGCTTTGATCGTGGCACGCTCACACGGCTTTGTTGAAACAGATGTCCAGGAATTCTTGTTAACGGTGGTTGAGACTTATTTTGATACACTCAAACATATGACAAAAATTTCGGAAATGAAGCGGTTTATTTTACCTAATACGCTTCAAAATATTACGGAAATATTTGGAATGTTAAAAGATAACGAAGAATACTTCCAAGAATCATTTAATAAAATGATTGCTAAGAGCATTAAAAAGGCTCAGAAGAGTAATTCACAATTAGTTATTGAAAAGTACACTGAGGTTGGTGCTAATGGTGAGCGTCGTTTTATCGAAAGCAAGCCAGTAACTCAACATATTAGTGAAAAAGATTACAAGAGTGTAGTCGACGGTTACAAACGTTACAAGAAAAACCAACGCAGCGATGTCAGATTGTTTTTGGAAGATTTCGATATTATCGATATCGTCCGTCACAGTGTTGGCGTAGGAAGTGTGGGGACACTTTGTTATTTGATTTTGTTACAAGACTTGGATAGTAACTATTTAGTACTTCAAGCCAAGCAAGCTCTACCAATTTATAATGACGACAAGCTTTACTCTGACGATGAGGTTAGTCAGGGTCAAAACATTGTTAACAGTCAATTGATTTTACAAAGCGCTTCTGATCCATTTTTGGGGGCCTTCGATACTAAGAAATATAGTTTTTATATGCGTCAATTTAAGGATATGAAATCATCTATCAACTTGGATAAGTTAGATTTTGAATCATTTGAGGACTATACGAAGGTTTGTGTCATTTTACTAGCCAGAGCTCATTCACATTCACCAAACTACCCACTAATTATTGGTTTTGGCGAAGAATACGCTGATATTGCTAATTCTTTGATGAATTTCACGAATAGCTACGTTAAGCAAGTAGAATATGACTACGCATCATTTAAAAAAGAACAGAGGGATGAAGGATAA
- a CDS encoding type II toxin-antitoxin system HicA family toxin, producing the protein MEHTVKDVLNLLKSHGFYEIRIVGDHHRLTNGKGKFVTIAYSELKDDIPLKTYNLILKQANLK; encoded by the coding sequence ATGGAACATACTGTCAAAGATGTCTTAAATTTATTAAAATCACATGGTTTTTACGAAATTCGGATTGTTGGAGACCACCATCGTCTTACTAACGGCAAAGGCAAATTTGTTACGATTGCCTATTCTGAACTAAAAGATGATATTCCTCTCAAGACCTACAATCTAATTTTAAAACAAGCAAATTTAAAATAA
- a CDS encoding type II toxin-antitoxin system HicB family antitoxin, translating into MKKRLVVYPAIFDDNGNTPGVYSVEFPDVPEALTYGNGMAEALKRAPEALGLSLYEQKKLPTPSDFNQLKRSNPNVTINLITVDLEQIKSQAKIKNTMF; encoded by the coding sequence ATGAAAAAAAGATTAGTTGTATATCCTGCTATTTTTGATGATAATGGCAATACTCCTGGAGTCTACAGTGTCGAATTTCCAGATGTTCCTGAAGCTTTAACTTATGGAAATGGTATGGCTGAGGCTCTAAAACGTGCTCCCGAGGCTTTAGGATTATCCTTGTATGAACAAAAGAAACTTCCAACTCCTTCTGACTTCAACCAACTGAAAAGAAGTAATCCCAACGTAACTATTAATCTTATTACAGTTGATTTAGAACAAATTAAATCTCAAGCAAAGATTAAAAATACGATGTTTTAA
- the ppk1 gene encoding polyphosphate kinase 1, whose translation MKDKYYNRDLSWILFDNRVIDQAYDEKVPYLEKLRFLAIASNNLDEFFRVRMHNIHTMVKQDKSEKRTGLSGEELLGLVYDFNTKNIEKQYVAYKSLMKEAKEADLFKLMKFKELSDAEKKNIKRLFNKKILPRLDFQRFMKGFKYRRNLNLLMETPHYVYTCPIPEDLGRLIETGVDNHYILIEDVIRHCASDLIRKYQISKFYVFRVTYDQNKPYDFLDENLTDEEYLNKMIKYVDTRNLRKITRVEFSENGDKKGREYFAKLLNISKKSVYKIPGPVDLKFLGNIFKLYKNHADLIFPPFEALQWNKSNNILQYLDRSPIFVQYPYDSFQVFIDYLETAVNDPKTTKICITIYRTEKNSDLLRLLKEAAAKGIDVTAVVELRARFDEVHNIEVAKALKEVGVRVLFGDKVNKVHSKICLVLHADKTGYVQIGTGNYNAITANVFSDVSYFTSNQDYIDDATKFFHYLITGEKTPYKYLTASPNGINDKVIANIKRATAAYKRDGQGEVFMKVNGLTDVDIIDAIYDAAKEGLPFRMIVRGPCSLKLGVCGSKEDIRVKSIVGELLEHSRIFKFQYGSDHTDIWISSADMMTRNLERRVEIAVPVMEEKPKRQLLKIVKMFWKDTENSYHLTDEGNYVKIHDPHGISAQQTWLERLQYRKYIHTK comes from the coding sequence ATGAAGGATAAATATTATAATAGGGATTTAAGTTGGATATTATTTGATAATCGAGTAATTGATCAAGCTTACGATGAAAAAGTTCCATATTTAGAAAAGTTGCGCTTTTTAGCAATTGCTTCTAATAATTTGGACGAATTTTTCCGTGTTCGTATGCACAATATTCATACTATGGTTAAGCAAGATAAGTCGGAGAAACGAACTGGTTTGTCGGGGGAAGAATTGCTGGGCCTAGTTTATGATTTCAATACTAAGAATATTGAAAAGCAATATGTTGCTTATAAGTCACTGATGAAAGAAGCTAAGGAAGCCGATCTTTTTAAATTGATGAAATTTAAAGAGTTGAGTGATGCTGAAAAGAAAAATATAAAAAGGCTTTTTAATAAGAAAATTTTGCCAAGATTAGATTTCCAACGATTCATGAAGGGGTTCAAGTATCGTCGTAATTTGAATTTATTGATGGAAACACCACATTACGTTTATACTTGTCCGATTCCAGAAGATTTGGGACGTTTGATTGAAACTGGTGTTGATAATCATTATATTTTGATTGAGGATGTTATTCGTCACTGTGCATCTGACTTGATTCGTAAGTATCAAATTTCAAAATTTTACGTTTTTCGTGTGACTTATGACCAAAATAAGCCATATGATTTCTTAGATGAGAATTTAACAGATGAAGAATATCTCAATAAGATGATTAAATATGTCGACACGCGTAATTTGAGAAAAATCACACGAGTAGAGTTTTCAGAAAACGGCGATAAAAAGGGTCGAGAATACTTTGCTAAATTACTCAACATTAGCAAGAAGAGTGTTTATAAGATTCCGGGACCGGTTGATTTAAAATTCCTTGGTAATATTTTCAAGCTTTATAAAAATCATGCAGATTTGATTTTCCCACCGTTTGAAGCTTTACAGTGGAATAAGTCTAATAATATTTTGCAATATTTGGATAGATCACCAATATTTGTTCAATATCCGTATGATTCATTCCAAGTTTTCATTGATTACCTAGAAACAGCGGTCAATGATCCGAAAACAACTAAGATTTGTATTACCATATATCGTACTGAGAAAAATTCTGATTTATTGAGACTGCTAAAGGAAGCTGCGGCCAAGGGAATTGATGTTACAGCGGTTGTTGAATTGCGGGCCCGTTTCGACGAAGTCCATAATATTGAAGTTGCTAAGGCACTCAAGGAAGTTGGCGTCAGAGTTTTATTCGGCGATAAAGTCAATAAAGTTCATTCCAAGATTTGTTTGGTTTTACATGCAGATAAAACTGGATATGTTCAAATTGGTACAGGTAATTATAATGCTATTACGGCTAACGTTTTCTCAGATGTCAGCTACTTTACAAGTAACCAAGATTATATTGATGACGCAACGAAGTTTTTCCACTATTTGATTACTGGTGAAAAGACGCCTTATAAGTATTTGACGGCATCGCCCAATGGGATTAACGATAAAGTTATTGCCAATATCAAACGTGCAACGGCAGCTTACAAGCGCGATGGCCAAGGTGAAGTCTTTATGAAAGTTAATGGCTTGACTGATGTTGATATCATTGATGCGATTTATGATGCCGCTAAGGAAGGCTTGCCATTTAGAATGATTGTACGTGGTCCTTGTTCATTAAAACTGGGAGTCTGCGGTTCTAAAGAAGATATCCGAGTAAAGAGTATCGTTGGTGAGTTGCTAGAGCATAGCCGAATTTTCAAATTCCAATATGGTAGTGACCACACTGATATTTGGATTTCATCGGCTGATATGATGACTAGAAATCTGGAACGTCGGGTTGAGATTGCAGTACCAGTAATGGAAGAAAAGCCTAAACGCCAATTGTTGAAGATTGTTAAGATGTTCTGGAAGGATACCGAGAACTCTTATCATTTAACTGATGAGGGAAATTATGTGAAGATACATGATCCCCATGGTATTTCTGCGCAACAGACATGGCTAGAACGTCTACAATATCGTAAATATATCCATACAAAGTAA